The genomic segment TTTTATCAGATGCCAATTTGCATGGCATACGGCGGTATGAAAAGAATAGAGGAGGCAGAAATACGAGAAGGGAAACATAGAAATGATGAGAAACTTAATTCTGAAATATCAAACTGGAAACAATAAAATACACTTCAAATACGAAGACAGACATAGTCTTGACTATTTTACAGAAGAAGGATAGTGGTGCGACACATCACAAACATAACAACGGCAACGTAAGACGGGCGGGTTGGTGGCCAAACCCTCACACGCTTAACCATTTCCCAGATGAATTCTATTGCAAGTGGCAATAACTTATTGATAGTCATCACCTTCCTCTTCATCATCTACACCTTCAGCACCAACTTCCTCGTAATCCTTCTCAAGGGCAGCCAGATCTTCACGAGCTTCTGAGAATTCCCCTTCTTCCATGCCTTCACCAACATACCAGTGGACAAAAGCCCTCTTGGAGTACATGAGATCAAATTTGTGGTCAATGCGAGAAAACACCTCGGCCACAGCTGTGTTGTTGCTGATCATGCATACAGCACGCTGAACCTTGGCAAGATCACCCCCAGGTACTACAGTAGGTGGCTGATAGTTGATCCCACATTTGAAGCCAGTTGGACACCTGCGGATTACAAGTAAAACAACATTTCAAGATTAATGATAAGTTAAGCAGTGGGAAAATGTCAGCTTAAGATTTTATACTATCAGgcactgaaaaaacaaaaatagaagtgAAAAATTCAAGACTAATAGTGAAAATGATGCTCGTGTATCTTTAAAACGACcattcgttgtttttttttccttccagtTGTGTATTTTCTCACCAGTCAACAAACTGAACAGTCCTTTTGCTTTTGATAGTAGCCACAGCAGCATTGACATCCTTTGGAACAACATCTCCTCGGTACATCAAACAGCAGGCCATGTATTTCCCATGTCTAGGATCACACTTAGCCATCATGCTTGCAGGCTCAAAGACAGCATTTGTGATCTCTGGAATTGACAATTGCTCATGGTACGCCTTTTCAGCTGATATAACAGGGGCGTATGAAGAAAGCATGAAATGGATACGGGGATATGGCACAAGGTTGGTCTGAAACTCTGTAACATCCACGTTTATGGCCCCATCAAACCTTAATGAAGTTGTCAAGGATGATATGGTTTGAGATATCAATCGGTTCAAATTTGTGTATGTTGGTCTTTCAATATCCAAGGATCTTCGACAAATGTCATAAATAGCTTCATTGTCCAAGAGTACTGCCACATCTGTGTGCTCAAGAAGGGAATGAGTAGAGAGTACACTGTTGTAAGGCTCCACAACTGCTGTTGAGACCTGCAACCAAAGAGAGACACATTATAACCGAGTTCCATAAGAGTTACAACCTAGCCATTATTGGAATCATGCTTCCTGTGGCAATCCCTCGTAATGAAAAAGGAAGCCAAGCTTTTAACTTCTTTAAACAGTAAGTACCTGAGGAGAAGGATAAATGGTGAATCCAAGCTTTGACTTCTTTCCATAATCTACAGACAAGCGTTCTAACAACAAAGACCCCAAACCAGACCCCG from the Populus nigra chromosome 1, ddPopNigr1.1, whole genome shotgun sequence genome contains:
- the LOC133698664 gene encoding tubulin alpha-6 chain-like, producing the protein MREIISIHIGQAGIQVGNACWELYCLEHDIQPDGMMPSDTSPGAAHDAFNTFFSETSSGKHVPRAIFVDLEPTVIDEVRTGTYRQLFHPEQLMSGKEDAANNFARGHYTVGKEIVDLCVDRVRKLADNCTGLQGFLVFNAVGGGTGSGLGSLLLERLSVDYGKKSKLGFTIYPSPQVSTAVVEPYNSVLSTHSLLEHTDVAVLLDNEAIYDICRRSLDIERPTYTNLNRLISQTISSLTTSLRFDGAINVDVTEFQTNLVPYPRIHFMLSSYAPVISAEKAYHEQLSIPEITNAVFEPASMMAKCDPRHGKYMACCLMYRGDVVPKDVNAAVATIKSKRTVQFVDWCPTGFKCGINYQPPTVVPGGDLAKVQRAVCMISNNTAVAEVFSRIDHKFDLMYSKRAFVHWYVGEGMEEGEFSEAREDLAALEKDYEEVGAEGVDDEEEGDDYQ